The DNA window CTTACCTCGTGGCGGTGAATCGCTGCACTCCCATCAGCGGCCGCGACCATGACTGGATCAATGTGCGCCGCGAACTCGACCCGCGCCGCCTGCCGCCCCACGCCCTCACCCTGGTGCCGCGCACCGCCTTCGTTCAGGGCCTGCCGGTGCAGGATCATGTGCATCGCCTGCCCGCCTTGCCCGCGCACATCCTGCCGCTGGCCACGGCGCCCGACGCGCACCCGTTGGCGGCCAGCGTCACCGCCGGGGCGCGTCCCATGCCCTGGCCCACGGGGTTCCGGCCGCGCCCGGTGCTGGCCACGCGCGAGCCCGGGCCGCTGCCGCAGCGCTCCAGCATGCCCGAGACAGGCGGGCTGCGGCCCCCGGGCACATACCGGGGCCTGCCCGCGAACAACACGTCGCCCGAACGGGCTCCGGTGCGCATCGTGCCGGTCCCGGTGCAGCGCCAACCCGTAACGCCGCCATCGATGCGTCTTGGCCAGCCTCCGGCGGCGGAGCCGTCACCCAGACCGCAGCCCGGCTTGCAGCCGCAGCCGGGAGAGTCCGGGCGGTCCGAGTCGCCGCGTGTGTTCATCCCGCAGCCGCGATCCCCGTTGGCGGCGCAGCCGCAAGCTCCCCGGCCGCCGCTGCAAACCCCGGAACCAGCGCAACGGGATCGCGGGTTTTCGCGCCCCATGCCCCACTTTCCTGAACACCCCGCGCAAAGATTCGATCAACGCCCCGAGCCGCGCCTGGAGCAGCCAGGCTTCGCCCCGCTGCCCCGGCCGAGGCCGTCTGGCTTTTCCGCGCCCGAGCGCGGTGCCGGGCCGCCTCCGTCGATCGAGCGCCCGGGTGAAGCGCCGCAGCGCCTCGAACGACCAGCGCCGGAATTGCGCCAGCATGTGCAGCCTGAGTTCCAGCCCCATTTCCGCGCGCTCGCGCCCGGCTTCGAACCCAGTTCGCGGGGCGAAGCCGGGCGCTCAGGCAGACCTGAGGGCGTACCCGAGCGTGGGTCCGAGAGCCGTGCCCCGCCGCCCGGCGCCCCACAGGGCGTGCCCGGCCCCCTGCAGCGCGCCGGCATGGCTCCGCCTTGAGCCGGGCGCCCTGGACCCGGGCGCAGTGGTGTCCTAGCCTTTCCGGCGCGCTGCAGCAGGCGCATTCCGCCTGCGTGGCGAGTCTGGAACCGCGCCGCGCGGGGTCAGTCGTCCTGCGCGTTCGAATGCCCACCCCCATGGCCGTCTTCATGACCATCGCCGTGGCCGAAGTGGAACAGGGTCATCATGTTGCCGATGGCAGGCTTGTTGCGCGGCACATAGGGGTCGCCAGAGGCGGGGAGCGGATTGGGCAGGTTGTCGCGGCTGCGCTTGGACAGCGGCGACAAGCCCCAGTTGGCCTCGATGAACTTGGCGATGGAGGCGTGGTCCGTGTAGGTGTGGTCGACATCGCCGCCGCGCGAGTACGGGGACACCACGATCATCGGGATGCGCGTGCCGTCGCCGAAGAAGTCGATCGGCTGGATATAGCCCGAGTCGTAGTAGCCGCCGCCTTCGTCGAAGGTGATCATGATGGCTGTGTGCGCCCACAGCCGCTTGTTGCTCTTGACCTGGTCGATCACGCTCTTGACGAACTGCTCGTAGTGGTACGGGTTGGAGTCGGCCGGGTGGCCGGCTTGGCTTTCATAGGGCCGCACGAAGGACACCGCCGGCAGCGTCCCGTACTTCACGTCGGACTGGAACAGGGTCATGCCCTGCAGGTTGTTGCGCTGCGCCGAGGTCATGACCGACTTCGAGAACACGAACGGGTCGCAGATCGAGCAGTACTCGCTGGTGGGGTGGCCATTGTTCCAGCCACCGCTGTACCACTTCCAGGTGATGCCCCTGGCCGTCATCGCGTCCGCCAGCATCGGCACCGTTTGCGGGGGCACTGTGAAATGGGTCGGCCCCAGCGGAGCGGGCGTGCCGTCGGGGTTGTAGCCGGGGCCGTAGTTGTTCAGCAGGTAGTAGGTGTCGGCCGCGCAGTTGCCGCCGTTGAAGGGCTTGTTGGACTGGGCGTGGAGGGCATCCATGATCGCCGTCACGCCAGGCTGCTGCGGGTCCGCGCATTTGACGTAGGAGCCGCCGGCATAGCCGTCCTGCTTGTAGAAGTTGTTGGTGCCCGGCACGGGATCGGGGTTCTCGATCTGGTTCACCGGCGGCATGGCTGGCATGCCGTCGGTGTTGTAGAACGCCGCGTCCCCGGCGGTGCCGATGGAGATGAAGTTGGCGCCCGTGCCGCCCATGATGGCCTGGTGGTAGTTGTCGCTGATGGCGTATTCGCGCGCGAGCTGCTTGAAGTATGGCGCGTCGCCGGTGCTCATGTTGTAGAAGCCCATCTGCACGCCGCCCTGGTAGGTGTCGGCCGGGGTCGCGGGCGGCGTGTTCTGGCCGCCGATGCCCACGGTCTGGGCCACCCAGGTGAACAGGTCGTGCCGGCCTTTGTCCACCTGCTGCCACATCTGGAAGAAGCGGTGCACCGGGTCGCCGGTGTAGGAGTCGTACGGCACGTACTTGGTGATCTGGAACGGGCCGTTGGGCAGGTTGGCCGGGAAGCGCTGG is part of the Thiomonas sp. X19 genome and encodes:
- a CDS encoding DUF6600 domain-containing protein, whose translation is MHRALPSLFAVVIVGSAPLAHAGEPPALVGRIAEFQGEVSLLPAGASSWIAASLNRPITIGDRLWVPPGGRADIVAGPDAIRLGPGTDLTVLDLREQDVQLSLSQGTAQLQVRAFGPDQRVEVDTPNLAFQLQSAGDMRLDVNPAADTTTATLRAGQGAAYGESAAPYAVEAGQRVRFAGQNLTVVAAEDNPPADAFDQWVGQLNAREDASISARYVSPWVTGYQGLDAWGQWTQSPQYGPVWYPRVAPGWVPYRNGHWAWVPPWGWTWIAAEPWGFAPFHYGRWAWVDSAWVWVPGPVLVRPVYAPALVAFVGAAPGVTFSFGVAGGAPAVGWFPLGPGQIYRPPYAYTPAYLVAVNRCTPISGRDHDWINVRRELDPRRLPPHALTLVPRTAFVQGLPVQDHVHRLPALPAHILPLATAPDAHPLAASVTAGARPMPWPTGFRPRPVLATREPGPLPQRSSMPETGGLRPPGTYRGLPANNTSPERAPVRIVPVPVQRQPVTPPSMRLGQPPAAEPSPRPQPGLQPQPGESGRSESPRVFIPQPRSPLAAQPQAPRPPLQTPEPAQRDRGFSRPMPHFPEHPAQRFDQRPEPRLEQPGFAPLPRPRPSGFSAPERGAGPPPSIERPGEAPQRLERPAPELRQHVQPEFQPHFRALAPGFEPSSRGEAGRSGRPEGVPERGSESRAPPPGAPQGVPGPLQRAGMAPP
- a CDS encoding alkaline phosphatase family protein yields the protein MRRPNLFSVTALSAMLAWHPMPASAESDTHTATPIEHLIVIVGENHSFDNLFATYKPKHGQSVRNLLSEGIVNADGTPGPNFGKAAQWQASDTDVYRLDPTKTQPYATLPQPNTTYANGQPPGVPDQRFPANLPNGPFQITKYVPYDSYTGDPVHRFFQMWQQVDKGRHDLFTWVAQTVGIGGQNTPPATPADTYQGGVQMGFYNMSTGDAPYFKQLAREYAISDNYHQAIMGGTGANFISIGTAGDAAFYNTDGMPAMPPVNQIENPDPVPGTNNFYKQDGYAGGSYVKCADPQQPGVTAIMDALHAQSNKPFNGGNCAADTYYLLNNYGPGYNPDGTPAPLGPTHFTVPPQTVPMLADAMTARGITWKWYSGGWNNGHPTSEYCSICDPFVFSKSVMTSAQRNNLQGMTLFQSDVKYGTLPAVSFVRPYESQAGHPADSNPYHYEQFVKSVIDQVKSNKRLWAHTAIMITFDEGGGYYDSGYIQPIDFFGDGTRIPMIVVSPYSRGGDVDHTYTDHASIAKFIEANWGLSPLSKRSRDNLPNPLPASGDPYVPRNKPAIGNMMTLFHFGHGDGHEDGHGGGHSNAQDD